The proteins below come from a single Eucalyptus grandis isolate ANBG69807.140 chromosome 3, ASM1654582v1, whole genome shotgun sequence genomic window:
- the LOC120291236 gene encoding GTP-binding nuclear protein Ran1A-like, whose amino-acid sequence MALPNQQTVDYPNFKLVIVGDGGTGKTTFVKRHLTGEFEKKYEPTIGVEVHPLDFFTNCGKIRFYCWDTAGQEKFGGLRDGYYIHGQCAIIMFDVTARLTYKNVPTWHRDLCRVCENIPIVLCGNKVDVKNRQVKAKQVTFHRKKNLQYYEISAKSNYNFEKPFLYLARKLAGDPNLHFVESPALAPPEVHIDVAAQQQHEAELAQAAIQPLPDDDDDAFE is encoded by the exons ATG GCTTTGCCGAATCAGCAGACCGTCGATTACCCGAACTTCAAGCTCGTCATTGTTGGCGATGGAGGCACAG GTAAAACGACTTTTGTGAAAAGACATCTTACTGGGGAGTTCGAAAAGAAATATGAGC CGACTATTGGTGTCGAAGTCCATCCTTTGGATTTCTTCACAAACTGTGGGAAGATCCGGTTTTACTGCTGGGACACTGCAGGGCAGGAGAAGTTTGGTGGTCTAAGAGATGGATATTA CATTCATGGCCAGTGCGCAATAATCATGTTTGATGTCACTGCTCGATTGACGTACAAGAATGTCCCAACATGGCATCGCGATCTCTGCAG GGTCTGTGAGAACATACCTATTGTTCTCTGTGGGAACAAGGTAGATGTGAAGAATCGGCAAGTTAAAGCAAAGCAGGTTACATTCCATCGGAAGAAGAATTTGCAGTACTATGAAATTTCTGCAAAGAGCAACTACAACTTTGAGAAACCCTTCCTCTACCTCGCTAGAAAACTTGCTGG GGATCCGAACCTCCACTTTGTTGAGTCTCCTGCCCTTGCTCCTCCAGAAGTGCATATTGACGTGGCTGCACAGCAACA GCATGAGGCAGAACTTGCTCAAGCAGCTATTCAGCCACTTCCtgatgacgatgacgacgcCTTTGAGTAG